One window from the genome of Anolis sagrei isolate rAnoSag1 chromosome 4, rAnoSag1.mat, whole genome shotgun sequence encodes:
- the CXXC5 gene encoding CXXC-type zinc finger protein 5 isoform X2: MSDPGSHQDTSIKPGLLGKNNSQDDSQPSVNLERRNKSGIISEPLNKSLKKSRPLSHYSTFGSTSSLSEHSEKGVPIANGNEAPMDKSNSTSKHKNIVDMLGKTDLSAEGQSILQQFAQSTELLKRVVQEHIPLPNDHGTGISDMEAVSAAEAMNSPSDFPYLGAFPINPGLFIMTPAGVFLAESALHMAGLAEYPMQNELASAINSGKKKRKRCGMCPPCRRRINCEQCSSCRNRKTGHQICKFRKCEELKKKPSAALE; the protein is encoded by the exons atgTCTGATCCTGGCTCTCATCAAGACACTAGTATTAAGCCAGGCTTGTTGGGAAAAAACAACAGTCAAGATGACTCTCAGCCCTCGGTCAATTTGGAAAGGAGAAACAAAAGTGGGATAATAAGTGAACCTTTGAACAAAAGTCTTAAGAAGTCCCGACCACTCTCCCACTACTCTACTTTTGGTAGCACCAGCTCATTAAGTGAACATTCAGAGAAAGGTGTCCCCATAGCCAATGGCAACGAAGCACCCATGGATAAAAGCAATTCTACCTCAAAGCACAAAAACATCGTTGACATGCTGGGCAAAACCGATCTTTCTGCAGAAGGACAGAGCATCTTGCAACAGTTTGCTCAGTCGACGGAGCTTCTCAAAAGAGTTGTCCAGGAGCACATTCCCTTGCCTAATGACCATGGGACGGGCATCTCAGACATGGAAGCTGTCTCAGCTGCTGAGGCAATGAACAGCCCATCTGATTTTCCTTACCTGGGGGCTTTTCCTATCAACCCTGGTCTTTTCATTATGACCCCTGCTGGCGTATTTCTGGCAGAGAGTGCACTCCATATGGCTGGCTTAGCAGAATACCCAATGCAGAATGAATTGGCATCTGCCATCAATTCAGGGAAAAAGAAACGGAAACGATGTGGCATGTGCCCTCCTTGCAGAAGACGGATAAACTGTGAGCAGTGCAGCAGTTGTAGAAATCGTAAAACTGGGCACCAGATTTGCAAATTCCGAAAATGTGAGGAACTTAAAAAGAAGCCTTCTGCTGCACTGGAG TGa
- the CXXC5 gene encoding CXXC-type zinc finger protein 5 isoform X1: protein MSDPGSHQDTSIKPGLLGKNNSQDDSQPSVNLERRNKSGIISEPLNKSLKKSRPLSHYSTFGSTSSLSEHSEKGVPIANGNEAPMDKSNSTSKHKNIVDMLGKTDLSAEGQSILQQFAQSTELLKRVVQEHIPLPNDHGTGISDMEAVSAAEAMNSPSDFPYLGAFPINPGLFIMTPAGVFLAESALHMAGLAEYPMQNELASAINSGKKKRKRCGMCPPCRRRINCEQCSSCRNRKTGHQICKFRKCEELKKKPSAALEKVMLPTGAAFRWFQ, encoded by the exons atgTCTGATCCTGGCTCTCATCAAGACACTAGTATTAAGCCAGGCTTGTTGGGAAAAAACAACAGTCAAGATGACTCTCAGCCCTCGGTCAATTTGGAAAGGAGAAACAAAAGTGGGATAATAAGTGAACCTTTGAACAAAAGTCTTAAGAAGTCCCGACCACTCTCCCACTACTCTACTTTTGGTAGCACCAGCTCATTAAGTGAACATTCAGAGAAAGGTGTCCCCATAGCCAATGGCAACGAAGCACCCATGGATAAAAGCAATTCTACCTCAAAGCACAAAAACATCGTTGACATGCTGGGCAAAACCGATCTTTCTGCAGAAGGACAGAGCATCTTGCAACAGTTTGCTCAGTCGACGGAGCTTCTCAAAAGAGTTGTCCAGGAGCACATTCCCTTGCCTAATGACCATGGGACGGGCATCTCAGACATGGAAGCTGTCTCAGCTGCTGAGGCAATGAACAGCCCATCTGATTTTCCTTACCTGGGGGCTTTTCCTATCAACCCTGGTCTTTTCATTATGACCCCTGCTGGCGTATTTCTGGCAGAGAGTGCACTCCATATGGCTGGCTTAGCAGAATACCCAATGCAGAATGAATTGGCATCTGCCATCAATTCAGGGAAAAAGAAACGGAAACGATGTGGCATGTGCCCTCCTTGCAGAAGACGGATAAACTGTGAGCAGTGCAGCAGTTGTAGAAATCGTAAAACTGGGCACCAGATTTGCAAATTCCGAAAATGTGAGGAACTTAAAAAGAAGCCTTCTGCTGCACTGGAG AAAGTGATGCTTCCTACAGGTGCTGCATTCCGATGGTTTCAATAG